A portion of the Candidatus Atribacteria bacterium ADurb.Bin276 genome contains these proteins:
- a CDS encoding Anabaena sensory rhodopsin transducer, which produces MAIGKKVWVIPDGELPNKELGKWDSHEAIMILNTNPFEVKVRVTVYFKDQEPVEGIVLKLSAKRMFDFRVDRPEEFGGYTMPTGKAYSLVLRCDHPIVVEYSRLLSLGECFGMFTTIPYFEEETN; this is translated from the coding sequence ATGGCAATCGGGAAAAAAGTTTGGGTGATTCCAGATGGAGAACTGCCCAATAAAGAATTAGGAAAGTGGGATTCTCACGAAGCAATCATGATTCTTAATACCAATCCTTTTGAGGTAAAAGTAAGAGTTACGGTTTATTTTAAGGATCAAGAACCGGTGGAAGGGATCGTGCTCAAATTGAGTGCTAAGCGAATGTTTGATTTCCGAGTTGATCGGCCTGAGGAATTTGGCGGATATACTATGCCAACCGGGAAAGCCTATTCTTTGGTGCTCCGCTGTGACCATCCCATAGTTGTGGAATATTCCCGTTTGCTCTCCCTTGGTGAATGTTTCGGGATGTTTACGACCATTCCTTATTTTGAAGAAGAAACCAATTAA